Proteins encoded in a region of the Mycolicibacterium neoaurum genome:
- a CDS encoding dihydrodipicolinate reductase codes for MALRVVQWATGGVGTAAIKGVLDHPDLELVGCWVHSADKNGRDVGELIGGDPIGVLATTSLEDILALDADAVVYAPLLPNPDEVAALLRSGKNVVTPVGWVYPSEKQAAPMREAGLAGNATLHGTGIAPGGISEKFPILFSAMSTGVTFVRAEEFSDLRTYDAPDVVRHVMGFGETPDKALSGPMQKLLDGGFIQAVKMCVDAFGFAADSKIVARQEIAVATAPIDSPIGTIEPGQVAGRKFHWEALVGDEVVVRVTVNWLMGEENLDPPWDFGPQGQRYEMQVAGNPDFSVVITGFQGEVGEQGPEPGVVATAAHCVNSIPAVCAAPPGVATYLDLPLFGAKAAPGLHRG; via the coding sequence ATGGCGCTGCGAGTCGTGCAGTGGGCCACCGGCGGAGTGGGCACGGCCGCCATCAAGGGAGTCCTGGACCATCCCGACCTCGAACTCGTGGGTTGCTGGGTGCATTCGGCCGACAAGAACGGCCGTGATGTCGGCGAGCTGATCGGCGGTGATCCCATCGGCGTGCTCGCCACCACCAGCCTCGAGGACATCCTGGCACTCGATGCCGACGCCGTCGTCTATGCGCCGCTGTTGCCGAATCCCGACGAGGTAGCCGCCCTGCTGCGCTCCGGCAAGAACGTCGTCACCCCCGTGGGCTGGGTATATCCCAGCGAGAAGCAGGCCGCGCCGATGCGCGAGGCAGGCCTGGCGGGGAACGCGACCCTGCACGGCACCGGGATAGCCCCCGGCGGTATCAGCGAGAAGTTCCCGATCCTGTTCTCGGCGATGTCCACCGGCGTGACTTTCGTTCGGGCCGAAGAGTTCTCCGATTTGCGCACCTATGATGCGCCCGATGTGGTGCGGCACGTGATGGGTTTCGGTGAGACCCCGGACAAGGCGCTGTCCGGCCCGATGCAGAAACTGCTCGACGGCGGGTTCATCCAGGCCGTGAAGATGTGCGTCGACGCCTTCGGCTTCGCGGCGGATTCAAAAATCGTTGCCCGGCAGGAGATTGCGGTGGCGACCGCGCCGATCGACTCGCCGATAGGAACCATCGAACCGGGCCAGGTGGCCGGCCGGAAGTTCCACTGGGAGGCGCTCGTCGGCGACGAGGTGGTGGTCAGGGTGACGGTGAACTGGTTGATGGGTGAAGAAAACCTCGATCCGCCATGGGATTTCGGACCGCAAGGTCAGCGTTATGAGATGCAGGTCGCGGGCAACCCGGACTTCTCGGTGGTCATCACCGGCTTCCAGGGTGAGGTCGGTGAGCAGGGGCCCGAGCCGGGTGTGGTGGCCACCGCCGCGCACTGCGTCAACTCGATTCCTGCCGTGTGCGCGGCACCGCCCGGGGTGGCGACCTATCTGGACCTGCCGTTGTTCGGCGCCAAGGCCGCACCCGGCCTGCATCGAGGATGA
- a CDS encoding alpha/beta hydrolase codes for MTATAAPQAPDAPPKRAWWIRHYTFTGTAVGLVFIWLSLTPSLLPRGPLFQGLVSGAAGGIGYGLGVFGVWLFRYMLSRDSTPPPPKRAWLILVVVGVIGQIAAIVYFHVWQDDIRDLMGVPRLGFWDHPLTAVLAIVFLFVFVELGQLVGKLIRYLVRQLERIAPPRVSGVVAVALVLALSIALLNGIVVRFAMTTINSTFENVNNEDDPDNAAPTSTLRSGGPQSLVSWESLGHQGRNFVAGGPTVEELTAFNGAPATEPIRAYAGLNSGDNLKADAALAAEELRRTGGLDRAVIAIATTTGTGWVNEAEASALEYMYNGDTAIVSMQYSFLPSWISFLVDQENALQAGQALFEAVDALVREMPQAERPKLVVFGESLGSFGGEAPFLALNNLIARTDGALFSGPTFKNTIWTTLTRDRDAGSPEWLPIYDRGENVRFSARAEQDLGRPDAPWGQPRVVYLQHASDPISWWNPDLLFAKPDWLREPRGYDVSPRMEWIPVVTFLQVSADMAVAVDVPDGHGHVYVRDVANAWAAILQPPGWTPAKTDKLRPILRSDENS; via the coding sequence GTGACCGCCACCGCCGCACCGCAAGCTCCCGACGCGCCACCCAAGCGCGCGTGGTGGATTCGGCACTACACCTTCACCGGTACGGCGGTCGGCCTGGTTTTCATCTGGCTGTCGCTGACACCGTCGCTGTTACCGCGCGGGCCGTTGTTCCAGGGCCTCGTCAGCGGCGCGGCCGGCGGTATCGGCTATGGGCTCGGCGTTTTCGGTGTCTGGCTGTTCCGGTACATGCTGTCGCGGGACAGCACCCCGCCGCCGCCGAAGCGGGCCTGGCTGATCCTGGTCGTGGTCGGTGTCATCGGGCAGATCGCGGCGATCGTCTACTTCCATGTGTGGCAGGACGATATCCGGGATCTGATGGGGGTGCCGCGGCTCGGGTTCTGGGATCATCCGCTGACCGCCGTGTTGGCGATCGTTTTCCTGTTCGTGTTCGTCGAGCTCGGTCAGCTGGTCGGCAAGCTGATCCGTTACCTGGTGCGCCAACTGGAGCGCATCGCGCCGCCGCGGGTTTCCGGTGTGGTGGCGGTGGCGCTGGTGCTCGCGCTGAGCATCGCGTTACTCAACGGGATCGTGGTGCGCTTCGCGATGACCACCATCAACAGCACGTTCGAGAACGTCAACAACGAGGATGATCCCGACAATGCCGCTCCCACATCGACTTTGCGGTCCGGTGGCCCGCAGTCACTGGTCAGTTGGGAGTCGCTGGGGCATCAGGGTCGCAACTTCGTCGCAGGTGGCCCGACGGTGGAGGAGCTGACCGCGTTCAACGGGGCACCGGCCACCGAACCGATTCGCGCCTACGCCGGGCTGAACTCGGGCGACAATCTCAAGGCCGACGCCGCACTGGCCGCCGAGGAACTGCGCCGCACCGGCGGGCTGGACCGCGCGGTCATCGCGATCGCCACCACCACCGGAACCGGCTGGGTCAACGAGGCCGAGGCCTCCGCGCTGGAATACATGTACAACGGCGACACCGCGATCGTGTCGATGCAGTACTCGTTCCTCCCCAGCTGGATCTCGTTCCTCGTCGACCAGGAGAACGCGCTGCAGGCCGGGCAGGCGCTGTTCGAGGCGGTCGACGCGTTGGTGCGTGAGATGCCGCAGGCCGAACGCCCCAAACTGGTGGTGTTCGGCGAAAGCCTGGGTTCATTCGGCGGCGAGGCCCCGTTCCTGGCACTGAACAATCTGATCGCCCGCACCGACGGGGCGCTGTTCAGCGGTCCAACGTTCAAGAACACCATCTGGACGACACTCACCCGCGATCGCGACGCGGGATCCCCGGAGTGGCTGCCGATCTACGACCGCGGGGAGAACGTCCGGTTCTCGGCCCGCGCCGAACAGGATCTGGGCAGGCCGGATGCGCCGTGGGGGCAACCGCGCGTGGTCTATCTGCAGCATGCGTCGGACCCGATCTCGTGGTGGAACCCGGATCTGCTGTTCGCCAAACCCGATTGGCTCAGGGAACCCCGCGGTTACGACGTCTCACCCCGGATGGAGTGGATCCCGGTGGTGACCTTCCTGCAGGTGTCCGCCGATATGGCGGTCGCGGTGGATGTGCCCGACGGCCATGGCCACGTCTACGTGCGCGATGTCGCCAACGCGTGGGCGGCGATCCTGCAGCCGCCGGGCTGGACGCCGGCCAAGACCGACAAGCTGCGGCCGATTCTGCGCTCAGACGAGAACAGCTGA
- a CDS encoding lipoprotein LpqV: protein MRRYPIALLATAAVALLAGCSSAEPEPTASATPSQTPASDTPRLPAEAAVSGAVRVSPDGVTTVVDVPSDATESEYGQACLAAKRWFDEHREPVETYLKTLQSGGAAGPGSFNAAWTELTPARQAGVIMAANAASRGECG from the coding sequence ATGCGCCGCTACCCGATAGCTCTGCTCGCCACCGCCGCCGTCGCCCTGCTCGCCGGGTGCAGCTCCGCAGAACCCGAGCCGACGGCCAGCGCGACACCCTCGCAGACGCCGGCGAGCGATACGCCCCGACTGCCGGCGGAGGCCGCCGTCAGCGGAGCGGTGCGGGTGTCACCCGATGGGGTGACCACCGTCGTCGACGTCCCATCCGACGCCACCGAATCCGAATACGGCCAGGCCTGCCTGGCTGCCAAGCGGTGGTTCGACGAGCACCGGGAGCCGGTGGAGACCTACCTGAAGACCTTGCAGAGCGGCGGCGCCGCGGGCCCCGGCAGCTTCAACGCCGCGTGGACGGAGCTGACCCCGGCCCGCCAGGCCGGGGTCATCATGGCCGCCAACGCAGCATCGCGCGGCGAGTGCGGCTGA
- a CDS encoding lipid-transfer protein, with protein MNRVFVVGVGMTKFEKPGRREGWDYPDMARESGTKALEDAGIPYDQVQQGYVGYCSGDSTSGQRALYELGMTGIPIVNVNNNCSTGSTALYLAAQSIRGGLADCAIALGFEKMQPGSLGGGAQDRESPLGKHVKALAEIDEFGFPVAPWMFGAAGREHMKKYGTTAEHFAKIGFKNHKHSVNNPYAQFQDEYTLDDILAAKMISDPLTKLQCSPTSDGSGAAILASEAFVDQHGLAGQAVEIVGQAMTTDFASTFDGSAANIIGYDMNVQAAQQVYDQSGLGPQDFQVIELHDCFSANELLLYEALGLCAPGEAPTLIDNDDTTYGGRWVVNPSGGLISKGHPLGATGLAQCAELTWQLRGSADKRQVDNVTAALQHNIGLGGAAVVTAYQRAER; from the coding sequence ATGAACCGGGTGTTCGTCGTCGGGGTCGGGATGACCAAATTCGAGAAGCCGGGCCGGCGGGAGGGCTGGGACTACCCCGACATGGCGCGTGAGTCCGGCACCAAGGCACTCGAGGACGCCGGCATCCCCTACGACCAGGTCCAGCAGGGCTATGTCGGCTACTGCTCCGGGGACTCGACGTCCGGACAGCGCGCGCTCTACGAACTCGGCATGACCGGTATCCCCATCGTCAACGTCAACAACAATTGCTCGACGGGGTCGACGGCGCTCTACCTGGCCGCCCAGTCGATCCGGGGCGGACTTGCCGACTGTGCGATTGCGCTGGGATTCGAGAAGATGCAGCCCGGTTCGCTCGGGGGCGGCGCACAGGACCGCGAATCCCCGCTCGGCAAGCATGTGAAGGCCCTTGCCGAGATCGACGAGTTCGGTTTCCCCGTGGCGCCGTGGATGTTCGGGGCGGCGGGCCGCGAGCACATGAAGAAGTACGGCACCACCGCAGAGCATTTCGCCAAGATCGGGTTCAAGAATCACAAGCACTCGGTGAACAACCCGTATGCGCAGTTCCAGGACGAGTACACCCTCGATGACATCCTGGCCGCCAAGATGATCTCCGATCCGCTCACCAAGCTGCAGTGCTCACCCACCTCCGACGGGTCCGGCGCGGCCATCCTGGCCAGCGAGGCGTTCGTCGACCAGCACGGGCTTGCCGGTCAGGCCGTCGAGATCGTCGGCCAGGCCATGACCACCGATTTCGCGTCGACCTTCGACGGCAGCGCGGCCAACATCATCGGCTACGACATGAATGTGCAAGCCGCACAACAGGTTTACGACCAGTCGGGGCTCGGCCCGCAGGATTTCCAGGTCATCGAACTGCATGACTGCTTCAGCGCGAACGAATTGCTGCTGTATGAGGCGCTGGGTCTGTGCGCACCCGGCGAGGCGCCCACGCTGATCGATAACGATGACACGACCTACGGCGGACGCTGGGTGGTGAACCCATCCGGCGGACTGATCTCCAAGGGCCACCCGTTGGGCGCCACCGGATTGGCCCAATGCGCCGAACTGACCTGGCAACTGCGCGGCTCCGCGGACAAGCGGCAGGTCGACAACGTCACCGCGGCGCTGCAGCACAATATCGGCCTGGGCGGCGCGGCCGTGGTCACCGCCTATCAGCGCGCCGAGCGTTAG
- a CDS encoding rhodanese-like domain-containing protein: MPSRIDAVLAAARSRLRRLPAADVPAALRRGALLVDIRPGWQRAQEGEVAASPQVLVIERNHLEWRCDPTSEARIPEAVDDDVEWIVLCSEGYTSSLAAAALQDLGLHRATDVIGGYHALPAELRSAVLV, encoded by the coding sequence ATGCCCAGTCGCATCGACGCGGTGCTCGCCGCCGCCAGGTCCCGGTTGCGTCGGCTCCCCGCCGCCGATGTTCCTGCCGCGCTGCGCCGTGGCGCACTGCTGGTGGACATCCGGCCGGGTTGGCAGCGGGCGCAGGAGGGTGAGGTCGCCGCGTCTCCGCAGGTCCTTGTCATCGAACGTAACCATCTGGAATGGCGGTGCGACCCGACCAGCGAGGCCCGCATCCCCGAGGCCGTCGACGATGACGTGGAATGGATCGTGCTGTGCTCGGAGGGCTACACCTCCAGCCTGGCCGCCGCGGCGTTGCAGGACCTCGGTCTACACCGGGCCACCGACGTCATCGGCGGTTATCACGCCCTGCCCGCCGAACTGCGGTCAGCTGTTCTCGTCTGA
- a CDS encoding DUF732 domain-containing protein yields the protein MYSTTRLLQLTGTALVTGAIAVLVAAPASAVTSAADSAFLADLRAEGIGYESAGEVIANAYQVCSELDSGISATAIGLEIMDYIGINARQAAAFLVNSIDYYCPQHAGAFG from the coding sequence ATGTACAGCACCACACGCCTGCTCCAGCTGACGGGTACCGCCCTGGTCACGGGTGCGATCGCGGTGTTGGTTGCCGCGCCGGCGAGTGCGGTCACCTCGGCGGCGGACTCGGCCTTCCTGGCCGATCTGCGCGCCGAGGGCATCGGTTACGAGTCGGCCGGTGAGGTGATCGCCAATGCATACCAGGTGTGCAGCGAGCTCGACTCGGGAATCAGCGCCACGGCGATCGGGCTGGAAATCATGGACTACATCGGCATCAACGCCCGCCAGGCTGCGGCGTTCTTGGTCAACTCGATCGACTACTACTGCCCGCAGCACGCGGGAGCCTTCGGCTGA
- a CDS encoding patatin-like phospholipase family protein, with protein sequence MTELALVLAGGGLAGIAWETGVLAGIAEQSPQTAAAVLGADVLVGTSAGSAVAAQIGSCTAIARLYDRQVAADTHELDPGVSIEDITAVFLQALTGTRDNAERLRRIGEIALDADTVPESTRRAIIGHRLPSHDWPRRALRITAIDTASGELAVFTADSGVPLVDAVAASCAVPGVWPPVTIGAARYMDGGVLSTVHMPVAADCGRAVVLVPAGADAPAPFGDGAATEIAAFGGTTFAVFADDDALAAFGANPLDPACRVPSAVAGFAQGRRVAAALSGFLGD encoded by the coding sequence ATGACCGAGCTCGCGCTGGTGCTCGCCGGTGGCGGGTTGGCCGGTATCGCTTGGGAGACCGGTGTGCTGGCCGGTATCGCCGAGCAGTCGCCGCAGACCGCCGCCGCCGTGTTGGGTGCCGACGTGCTGGTGGGCACGTCGGCCGGATCGGCGGTGGCGGCGCAGATCGGCAGCTGTACCGCCATCGCCCGGCTGTACGACCGTCAGGTCGCCGCCGACACCCACGAGCTCGATCCCGGCGTCAGCATCGAGGACATCACGGCGGTCTTCCTGCAAGCGCTGACCGGCACCAGGGACAACGCCGAGCGGCTGCGGCGCATCGGCGAGATCGCGCTGGACGCCGATACCGTGCCCGAATCGACACGTCGGGCGATCATCGGGCACCGGTTGCCCTCGCACGACTGGCCGCGGCGGGCGCTGCGGATCACCGCCATCGACACCGCATCCGGTGAGCTGGCGGTGTTCACCGCCGACTCCGGGGTGCCGTTGGTCGACGCCGTCGCGGCGAGCTGTGCGGTGCCGGGGGTGTGGCCCCCGGTGACCATCGGGGCCGCGCGCTATATGGACGGGGGAGTGCTCAGCACCGTGCACATGCCGGTGGCGGCGGACTGCGGCCGCGCGGTGGTGCTGGTGCCCGCCGGGGCGGACGCCCCGGCACCGTTCGGTGACGGGGCCGCCACCGAGATCGCCGCATTCGGTGGTACGACGTTCGCGGTGTTCGCCGATGACGACGCGCTGGCCGCGTTCGGAGCCAACCCGTTGGACCCCGCCTGCCGCGTGCCGTCGGCCGTCGCCGGATTCGCACAGGGCCGCCGGGTGGCCGCGGCGCTGAGCGGGTTCCTTGGCGACTAG
- a CDS encoding serine/threonine-protein kinase, producing the protein MSEPTSRVGTEFGRYRLRRLIGRGGMGEVYEAEDTEKDRIVALKLLPQGVSHDPVFRKRLQREAHSAGRLQEPHVVPIHDYGEIDGVLYVDMRMINGADLRKILKSYGPMTPARAVAIVRQIASALDAAHESGIMHRDVKPENILITRDDFAYLVDFGIANAASDEKLTELGTAVGTYAYMAPERFTGDEVTYRADVYALTCVLHECLTGSQPFPGDSVSMVITAHLMQPVPAPSTVRPGIPAAFDRVISRGMAKKPTDRFASAGDLAAAATDALSVRDQDQAAHIVQRGEAATMPGPLFGVPPQVPGATPPPGATPGFGVTPRPFSAAPPYPSGPQWNAPGPPPPPPPRKKRTWVPVAAVAGVLILVLGAVGIFLLVQPEDNRATGPKTSASAAPDTSSTRATRTTRAPDPAAMADKLLGMLPQGYAPGVCQPVRPPVTGALATVDCGQSDLPGGPTTSRYSLFTDQGALRAHFEDAIAEASDLFPCPASDLDSPTTWHYTETPSTVEGSIACGVYEGGPDLTWTKNDGLILGNAQGPTIEDLHQWWLTYG; encoded by the coding sequence ATGAGCGAGCCGACATCGCGGGTCGGAACGGAGTTCGGCAGGTACCGGCTGCGCCGACTGATCGGGCGCGGCGGCATGGGTGAGGTCTACGAGGCCGAGGACACCGAGAAGGACCGCATCGTCGCGCTGAAGTTGTTGCCGCAGGGCGTATCCCACGATCCCGTGTTTCGCAAGCGGTTACAGCGCGAGGCGCACTCGGCGGGCCGGCTGCAGGAACCCCACGTGGTGCCGATCCATGATTACGGCGAGATCGACGGCGTGCTCTATGTCGACATGCGCATGATCAACGGTGCCGACCTACGCAAGATCCTCAAGAGCTATGGCCCGATGACCCCGGCCCGCGCGGTCGCCATCGTGCGCCAGATCGCCTCCGCTCTGGACGCCGCACACGAGAGCGGCATCATGCATCGTGACGTCAAGCCGGAGAACATCCTGATCACCCGCGACGATTTCGCGTATCTGGTGGACTTCGGTATCGCCAATGCCGCCAGCGATGAGAAACTCACCGAATTGGGCACGGCGGTAGGGACTTACGCCTACATGGCGCCCGAGCGCTTCACCGGCGACGAGGTGACCTACCGGGCCGATGTCTATGCGCTGACCTGCGTGCTGCACGAGTGCCTGACCGGTTCACAGCCGTTTCCGGGCGACAGTGTCAGCATGGTCATCACCGCCCACCTGATGCAGCCGGTGCCTGCGCCCAGCACGGTGCGCCCCGGCATCCCCGCCGCGTTCGACCGGGTGATCTCCCGCGGCATGGCCAAGAAGCCAACCGACCGCTTCGCCAGCGCCGGGGACCTGGCCGCGGCTGCTACCGATGCACTCAGCGTGCGCGATCAGGACCAAGCCGCCCATATCGTGCAGCGTGGCGAGGCCGCCACCATGCCCGGTCCGTTGTTCGGGGTGCCGCCGCAGGTGCCCGGTGCCACCCCGCCGCCGGGCGCGACGCCGGGGTTCGGTGTGACGCCACGACCGTTCAGCGCCGCGCCCCCGTACCCGTCCGGGCCGCAGTGGAACGCACCAGGCCCACCACCACCACCACCGCCGAGGAAGAAGAGGACCTGGGTCCCAGTGGCCGCGGTGGCCGGTGTGCTGATCCTGGTGCTGGGCGCCGTCGGCATCTTCCTTTTGGTGCAGCCCGAGGACAATAGGGCCACCGGGCCGAAGACGAGCGCCTCGGCTGCCCCCGACACGTCCTCGACCCGGGCCACCCGTACGACGCGCGCACCGGACCCGGCCGCGATGGCGGACAAACTGTTGGGGATGCTGCCGCAGGGCTACGCGCCGGGGGTCTGCCAGCCGGTGCGTCCGCCCGTGACCGGAGCGCTGGCCACCGTCGACTGCGGGCAGTCCGATCTGCCCGGCGGTCCCACGACGTCGCGGTACTCGCTGTTCACTGATCAGGGCGCGTTGCGCGCGCACTTCGAGGACGCCATCGCCGAGGCTTCCGATCTGTTCCCGTGCCCGGCAAGCGACCTCGACTCGCCCACCACCTGGCACTACACCGAGACCCCCAGCACAGTGGAGGGGTCCATCGCGTGCGGTGTGTACGAGGGCGGCCCTGACCTGACCTGGACCAAGAACGACGGTCTGATCCTCGGCAACGCTCAGGGCCCAACCATCGAAGACCTGCACCAGTGGTGGCTGACCTACGGCTGA
- a CDS encoding cysteine dioxygenase family protein: MVAPLLAPPAVSAPTRLRLPDLLAATDRCADDVLSGRYDRLIDRDRLPVDERWYRRLYGDDELDIWLISWVPDKSTELHDHGGSLGALTVVSGALRETRWDGTELRNRQLEAGDQAAFPLGWVHDVVWARESVSAGGVAVPAAPTLSVHAYSPPLTAMSYYSVTERNTLRRSRTELTDAPEG, translated from the coding sequence ATGGTTGCCCCACTGCTCGCCCCGCCCGCTGTGTCCGCGCCCACCCGGTTGCGCCTTCCCGACCTGCTCGCCGCCACCGACCGGTGCGCTGATGACGTGCTCTCCGGCCGGTACGACCGGCTGATCGACAGGGACCGACTACCCGTCGACGAGCGTTGGTATCGGCGGCTCTACGGGGACGACGAACTCGACATCTGGCTGATCAGCTGGGTGCCCGACAAGTCGACCGAACTGCACGATCACGGCGGATCGCTCGGTGCGCTGACGGTGGTCTCCGGTGCGCTGCGTGAAACCCGTTGGGATGGCACCGAATTACGTAACCGTCAGTTGGAAGCCGGTGATCAGGCCGCATTCCCGCTCGGCTGGGTGCACGATGTGGTGTGGGCGCGCGAGTCGGTGTCGGCGGGCGGGGTTGCGGTGCCGGCGGCGCCGACACTGAGTGTGCACGCCTACTCGCCGCCACTGACCGCGATGTCGTACTACTCGGTGACCGAGCGCAACACCCTGCGTCGCAGCCGCACCGAACTGACCGATGCCCCGGAAGGATAG
- a CDS encoding BTAD domain-containing putative transcriptional regulator — MDSPGLDFGVLGPLQLRIAGEPVALGTPKQRAVLAMLVMSRNRPVSSDALVTAAWEQFPPPEPKASLHSYVSNLRKLIGSSGADGRSVLAAAPPGYRLSVADPHCDIGRFVAAKNAGVQAAAESRFEQASAHLAEALAQWRGPVLDDLRDFEFVGPFATALTEDKVVTHTAHAEAEIACNRGYAVIGTLEQLVAEHPYREPLWAQLITAYYLSDRQSDALDAYQRLRTTLADDLGIDPGPTVRLLAERILRQEPLDARRSARTTAVHQISRIDLRTAVSAPSAPAQLRAESGRVHPLAAAATRIGRLPDNDIVLDDVRVSRHHAVLIDTGTSFVITDLRSANGVEVCGRRIRGTATLTHGDRIRVCDHEYVFEIVRHDRATGGESPADALV, encoded by the coding sequence ATGGACAGCCCTGGACTGGACTTCGGAGTGCTCGGTCCGCTGCAACTGCGCATCGCCGGGGAACCCGTCGCGCTGGGCACGCCCAAGCAGCGGGCGGTGCTGGCCATGCTGGTGATGAGCCGCAACCGTCCGGTCAGCAGCGACGCGTTGGTGACCGCGGCCTGGGAACAGTTCCCCCCGCCGGAGCCCAAGGCCAGCCTGCACTCCTACGTGTCCAACCTGCGCAAACTCATCGGCAGTTCGGGTGCCGACGGCCGGTCCGTGCTGGCCGCCGCCCCGCCCGGGTATCGCCTGAGCGTCGCGGATCCGCACTGCGATATCGGCCGTTTCGTGGCGGCAAAGAACGCGGGCGTGCAGGCTGCCGCCGAAAGCCGCTTCGAGCAGGCGAGCGCTCACCTTGCCGAGGCGCTGGCACAGTGGCGCGGACCCGTGCTCGACGATCTGCGCGACTTCGAGTTCGTCGGCCCGTTCGCGACGGCGTTGACCGAGGACAAAGTCGTCACCCATACCGCGCACGCCGAGGCCGAAATCGCTTGCAACCGGGGCTATGCCGTGATCGGTACGTTGGAGCAGTTGGTGGCCGAGCATCCATACCGGGAGCCGCTATGGGCACAGCTGATCACCGCCTACTACCTCAGCGACCGACAATCCGATGCCCTCGACGCCTATCAGCGGCTGCGCACGACGCTGGCCGACGATCTCGGTATCGACCCGGGCCCGACGGTGCGCCTGCTGGCCGAACGCATCCTGCGTCAGGAGCCGCTCGACGCCCGCCGGAGCGCGCGCACCACCGCGGTGCACCAGATCTCGCGGATCGACCTGCGTACCGCGGTGAGCGCACCGTCCGCGCCCGCCCAGTTGCGCGCCGAATCCGGCCGGGTGCATCCGCTGGCGGCGGCCGCTACCCGCATCGGCCGCCTGCCCGACAACGACATCGTCCTCGACGACGTGCGGGTCAGCCGTCATCACGCCGTGCTGATCGATACCGGCACCAGCTTCGTGATCACCGATCTGCGCTCGGCCAACGGTGTCGAGGTCTGCGGAAGGCGCATCCGGGGCACCGCCACCCTCACCCACGGTGATCGCATCCGGGTATGCGATCACGAGTATGTGTTCGAGATCGTGCGCCACGACCGCGCGACCGGGGGTGAGTCTCCCGCCGACGCACTAGTGTGA
- a CDS encoding patatin-like phospholipase family protein encodes MRIALALGSGGARGYAHIGVINELQDRGYEIVGVAGSSMGALVGGLHAAGKLDEFSHWASSLTQRAVLRLLDPSLNSPGVLRAEKILDAVRDILGDVTIEALPIPYTSVATDLISGKAVWLQRGPLDDAIRASIAIPGIFTPHLLDGRLLADGGILDPLPMAPIAAVNADLTIAVSLSGDDPAPGINTPQPRVTTEFLGRMWRSTTALLDTATAQRMMDSPAAKSVLGRFSSALDEAPEEPAEGVPALPRLGSFEIMNRTIDIAQAALARHTLATYPPDLLIEVPRTACRSLEYHRAEEVIEIGQELAAAALDAMD; translated from the coding sequence ATGCGGATTGCGCTGGCGCTGGGCAGCGGGGGTGCGCGCGGGTACGCGCACATCGGGGTCATCAACGAGCTGCAGGACCGGGGCTATGAGATCGTCGGCGTCGCCGGATCGTCGATGGGCGCCCTCGTCGGCGGTCTGCACGCGGCGGGCAAGCTCGACGAGTTCTCGCACTGGGCGAGCTCGCTGACCCAGCGCGCGGTGCTGCGCCTGCTCGACCCGTCCTTGAACTCCCCTGGCGTGCTGCGTGCGGAGAAGATCCTGGACGCCGTGCGCGATATTCTCGGCGATGTCACCATCGAGGCGCTGCCCATCCCGTACACGTCGGTGGCCACCGATCTGATCAGCGGAAAGGCGGTGTGGCTGCAACGCGGCCCGCTCGATGACGCGATCCGCGCGTCGATCGCAATACCGGGGATCTTCACCCCGCATCTGCTCGACGGGCGGTTGCTGGCCGATGGCGGCATCCTCGACCCGTTGCCGATGGCGCCGATCGCGGCCGTCAACGCCGACCTGACCATCGCGGTGAGCCTGTCCGGTGACGACCCCGCGCCGGGGATCAACACGCCGCAGCCGCGGGTGACCACCGAGTTCCTCGGCAGGATGTGGCGCAGCACAACGGCATTGCTCGACACCGCCACCGCACAGCGGATGATGGACAGCCCGGCCGCCAAATCAGTACTCGGCCGGTTCAGCAGCGCGCTGGACGAGGCACCGGAGGAACCCGCCGAGGGTGTGCCCGCGCTACCGCGGCTCGGCAGCTTCGAGATCATGAACCGCACCATCGATATCGCCCAGGCCGCACTGGCCCGGCACACGCTGGCGACCTATCCGCCGGATCTGCTGATCGAGGTGCCGCGCACGGCCTGCCGCAGCCTGGAGTATCACCGCGCCGAGGAGGTCATCGAGATCGGTCAGGAGCTCGCGGCGGCCGCCCTCGACGCCATGGACTAG